From the genome of Chiloscyllium plagiosum isolate BGI_BamShark_2017 chromosome 29, ASM401019v2, whole genome shotgun sequence, one region includes:
- the foxq1b gene encoding forkhead box protein Q1b has protein sequence MNLEVLSERGFVDKATAVCSDSEGSVPSPLSVEEELGSDGDCTANSPAPTNPGSEGKGKTYTRRPKPPYSYIALIAMAIRDSASGRLTLAEINDYLMKKFPFFRGSYTGWRNSVRHNLSLNDCFVKVLRDPSRPWGKDNYWMLNPNSEYTFADGVFRRRRKRIGRKLLKEAGPGDKRLDLIPSASSKDEGVKFSSSFAIDSILSTPFQRREDKVPVDGTTRLFWTSRPPLPYPLLTYSPSGPVPALFPISPAANSMLQPYRFAAASQPGVLAPRLSHFTSSKCIPDTIPSTGNFPGIRLPTAMHPQTYHPYKIESFIV, from the coding sequence GGGGCTTCGTGGATAAAGCGACCGCGGTCTGCAGTGACTCGGAAGGCAGTGTCCCCTCGCCCCTGTCGGTGGAAGAGGAGCTGGGGTCGGATGGGGACTGCACAGCCAACAGCCCGGCTCCCACCAACCCGGGCTCCGAGGGGAAGGGCAAAACCTACACCAGGCGCCCCAAGCCCCCTTACTCCTACATCGCTCTGATCGCCATGGCCATTAGAGACTCTGCCTCCGGCCGCCTGACCCTGGCTGAGATTAATgattacctgatgaagaagttcCCCTTCTTCCGTGGCTCCTACActggctggagaaactctgtcCGCCACAACCTGTCCCTCAATGACTGCTTCGTCAAAGTGCTCCGTGACCCGTCCAGACCCTGGGGGAAGGACAACTACTGGATGCTGAATCCCAACAGCGAGTACACCTTCGCGGACGGGGTCTTCCGCCGCCGGAGGAAGCGGATTGGCCGCAAACTCCTCAAGGAAGCCGGCCCGGGGGACAAGCGCCTGGATCTCATCCCTTCAGCATCCAGCAAGGATGAAGGAGTCAAGTTCTCCAGCTCGTTTGCCATCGACAGCATCTTGAGCACGCCTTTCCAGAGGCGGGAGGACAAGGTGCCTGTGGACGGCACTACCAGGCTGTTCTGGACCAGCAGACCTCCTCTACCTTACCCTCTCCTCACCTACAGTCCCTCCGGCCCGGTGCCAGCATTGTTCCCCATCAGCCCGGCTGCTAACTCCATGCTGCAGCCTTACCGTTTCGCTGCCGCCTCCCAGCCCGGAGTGCTGGCCCCCCGCCTCTCTCATTTCACCAGCTCCAAATGCATCCCGGACACGATTCCGAGCACGGGGAATTTCCCCGGCATCCGATTACCAACGGCGATGCACCCTCAGACCTACCACCCCTACAAGATCGAGTCTTTCATCGTCTAG